Proteins from a genomic interval of Bradyrhizobium sp. CCBAU 53340:
- a CDS encoding HU family DNA-binding protein: protein MAKMTKTQLIDAIAEGTQLAKNDVKSVIEYMATVGYKELNESGEFVIPGFVKMSVVNKPATEARMGINPFTKEPMQFAAKPASKSVKASPLKVAKDAV from the coding sequence ATGGCGAAGATGACCAAGACTCAATTGATCGATGCGATTGCCGAGGGCACGCAGCTTGCGAAGAACGACGTGAAGTCGGTCATCGAGTACATGGCGACGGTTGGCTACAAGGAGCTCAACGAGTCCGGTGAGTTCGTTATTCCCGGTTTCGTGAAGATGTCGGTGGTCAACAAGCCCGCGACCGAAGCCCGCATGGGCATCAATCCCTTCACCAAGGAGCCGATGCAGTTCGCGGCGAAGCCTGCGAGCAAGTCGGTCAAGGCCTCGCCGCTGAAGGTGGCCAAGGACGCCGTCTGA
- a CDS encoding helix-turn-helix domain-containing protein, translating to MIRQKRRYPLSYPWLDLDVDDRSAPVIAVRVDADGTQGEVPDHSHRKGQLVVSLGGGVTCRVPDGLWMVPPHCAVWIPGNMPHSNRATANARLFFVYIEAELVGLPDRCCTISISPLLRELIVELSDGAQHDEVRRERLIGVLLGELPRMPVQQLHLPLSRERRVMRIAAALADNPADRRTLAEWADHLALSESSLARLVARETGLTFGRWRQQLHLIVAIRRLAEGASVQQVSADLGYESVTAFITMFRKALGKPPAKYLTSVARQR from the coding sequence ATGATCAGGCAGAAGCGGCGCTATCCCCTCAGTTACCCCTGGCTGGACCTGGATGTGGACGACCGGTCCGCGCCGGTCATCGCCGTGCGCGTCGATGCCGACGGGACCCAAGGCGAGGTGCCCGACCACAGCCATCGCAAGGGGCAGCTCGTGGTCTCACTCGGAGGCGGCGTCACCTGTCGCGTTCCCGATGGCCTGTGGATGGTGCCGCCGCATTGCGCGGTCTGGATTCCCGGCAACATGCCGCACTCCAATCGCGCCACCGCGAATGCGCGCCTGTTCTTCGTCTACATCGAGGCGGAGCTGGTCGGTCTGCCCGATCGCTGCTGCACCATCTCGATCTCGCCGTTGCTGCGCGAACTGATCGTCGAATTGTCCGATGGCGCGCAGCATGACGAGGTGAGGCGGGAGCGCCTGATCGGCGTGCTGCTCGGCGAGCTGCCGCGGATGCCGGTGCAGCAATTGCATCTGCCGCTCTCGCGCGAGAGACGCGTGATGCGCATCGCCGCGGCATTGGCGGACAATCCGGCAGACCGTCGCACGCTGGCGGAATGGGCCGATCACCTTGCGCTCAGCGAGAGCAGTCTTGCGCGCCTCGTCGCCAGGGAGACGGGACTGACCTTCGGCCGCTGGCGTCAGCAATTGCATCTGATCGTCGCGATCCGCAGGCTTGCCGAAGGTGCCAGCGTGCAGCAGGTCTCGGCCGATCTCGGCTATGAATCGGTGACGGCCTTCATCACGATGTTCAGAAAGGCGCTGGGCAAACCGCCGGCCAAATATCTCACTAGCGTTGCTCGGCAGAGATAG
- a CDS encoding carboxylesterase/lipase family protein, producing MHGSITSQAARLGRQVRTQAGLVRGDPRDASGVLAFRGIPYAAPPVGRLRWCAPQPPTPWTGVRDALAFGAACLSSLADDSRPGPRAEDCLTLNVWTAAREANEKRPVMVWLHGGGFQFGSSANPATDGRLLAAKGVVLVSCNYRLGILGFLAHPELDAEAPSGNYGLQDQLAALRWVQANIAAFGGDPDNVTLFGESAGAMAVGFLMASPLAHGLFHKGIAQSGAFWDGRHGPLQNHEEARARGLAFARRQGGMSIAALRAMPAEQLNAQAPWSFARDHVTEAFSPSIDHHVVPDAPARRFLRGEQMHIPLLSGWNSAEEFPFMSLSLPHHQAQAFRTAAEAMFGKDRMADFLKLYPAGTDALAQASAAALTGDMVVGEQCWQALRLQRSRTRAPVYGYHFSYTSPYTPIASHVTEIPFVFGTLTPQRVIGSTAPPDEADRALSQTMMDYWVNFARRGDPNASGLPHWPAYDASDIVQILGSAVEARPNPQGDRFRFLGSFRQNGALPMRWRRDAGN from the coding sequence ATGCATGGCTCGATCACTTCTCAAGCCGCCCGTCTGGGCCGACAGGTGCGCACCCAGGCCGGCCTGGTGCGCGGCGACCCGCGCGACGCAAGCGGCGTGCTTGCATTCAGGGGCATTCCCTATGCAGCGCCTCCGGTCGGGCGGCTACGCTGGTGCGCGCCGCAGCCGCCGACGCCGTGGACCGGCGTGCGCGATGCGCTGGCGTTTGGCGCTGCGTGTCTGTCCTCGCTGGCAGACGATTCGCGGCCGGGACCGCGCGCGGAGGATTGCCTCACGCTCAATGTCTGGACCGCCGCGCGAGAGGCCAATGAGAAGCGCCCCGTGATGGTGTGGCTGCACGGCGGCGGCTTTCAGTTCGGCTCCTCCGCCAATCCCGCCACCGACGGCCGACTACTGGCAGCCAAGGGCGTCGTCCTCGTCAGCTGCAACTATCGCTTAGGGATCCTGGGCTTCCTCGCCCATCCCGAGCTCGATGCGGAAGCGCCGTCCGGGAATTACGGCCTGCAGGATCAGCTCGCGGCGCTGCGCTGGGTCCAGGCCAACATCGCGGCGTTCGGCGGCGATCCTGACAACGTCACCTTGTTCGGTGAATCCGCCGGCGCGATGGCGGTCGGCTTTCTGATGGCATCGCCGCTCGCCCATGGGCTGTTTCACAAGGGCATCGCCCAGAGCGGTGCATTCTGGGACGGCCGACACGGGCCGCTGCAAAATCATGAGGAAGCGCGTGCACGCGGCCTCGCGTTTGCGCGCCGGCAGGGAGGTATGTCGATCGCAGCCTTGCGCGCGATGCCGGCCGAGCAATTGAATGCGCAAGCCCCGTGGAGCTTCGCGCGCGACCATGTCACCGAAGCGTTCTCACCGAGCATCGATCATCATGTGGTGCCTGATGCGCCTGCGCGACGCTTCCTGCGCGGCGAACAGATGCACATCCCCCTGCTCTCTGGCTGGAACAGCGCGGAAGAATTCCCCTTCATGTCGCTATCGCTGCCGCATCATCAGGCGCAGGCCTTTCGCACGGCGGCCGAAGCGATGTTCGGCAAGGACCGGATGGCGGATTTTCTGAAACTATATCCCGCCGGCACCGACGCGCTCGCCCAGGCCTCTGCCGCCGCGCTCACGGGCGACATGGTGGTCGGCGAGCAGTGCTGGCAGGCGCTGCGGCTGCAGCGAAGCAGGACGCGCGCACCCGTCTACGGCTACCACTTCAGTTACACCTCGCCCTACACGCCGATCGCCTCGCACGTCACCGAGATCCCCTTCGTGTTCGGCACGCTGACGCCGCAGCGGGTGATCGGCAGCACCGCGCCGCCTGATGAAGCAGACCGCGCCCTGTCGCAGACCATGATGGACTATTGGGTGAATTTTGCGAGGCGCGGCGATCCGAACGCATCAGGCCTGCCGCACTGGCCAGCCTATGACGCGAGCGACATCGTGCAGATCCTCGGCAGCGCGGTCGAAGCCCGCCCCAATCCGCAAGGCGATCGCTTCCGCTTCCTTGGCAGCTTCAGGCAGAACGGTGCTCTGCCGATGCGCTGGCGGCGTGACGCGGGCAACTGA
- a CDS encoding ISAs1 family transposase yields the protein MGKFKKAFRRLSDPRAANARHDLLEVLVIALAAVLCGAETCSDMAEFGEAKEDLLRLFLRLTHGIPSHDTFSRVFRLLEPEAFEAAFRRFMAAFAKANRLNLTGVVAVDGKALRGAFERGSRYEPLHLVNVFAVEARMSLAQQKAPGRNETKGALEVLALLSLEGCIVTADALHCHRAMAKTVLDRGGDYVLAIKANRGPLFKAVVGQFARSGERRATKTVEPSTHDRREARRATIMRNTSLAAVHSFPGVVAIGRVTSRRQLQGNRAEPPVVRYYLLSKPMSARRLLSVTRSHWTIENQLHWVLDVHFDEDGNRARMDHAPENLAILRRLALNILRSCPGPTSIRRKIKRAGWDDTFLLALFGHMR from the coding sequence ATGGGGAAGTTCAAGAAGGCTTTTCGGCGGTTGTCGGACCCGCGCGCGGCGAACGCACGGCACGATCTGCTGGAGGTGCTGGTTATCGCCTTGGCTGCGGTGCTGTGCGGAGCAGAGACCTGCTCGGACATGGCGGAGTTTGGAGAGGCCAAGGAAGACCTGCTGCGACTGTTTCTGCGCCTGACGCACGGGATTCCCAGTCACGACACCTTCAGCCGCGTGTTCCGTTTGCTCGAGCCGGAAGCGTTCGAAGCTGCGTTCCGGCGTTTCATGGCGGCGTTTGCCAAGGCTAACCGGCTCAATCTCACCGGAGTGGTCGCGGTCGACGGCAAGGCGCTGCGGGGCGCCTTCGAGCGTGGTTCGCGCTACGAGCCTCTGCACCTGGTCAACGTCTTTGCGGTGGAGGCGCGAATGTCTCTTGCCCAGCAGAAGGCCCCCGGCCGCAACGAGACCAAGGGGGCATTGGAGGTATTGGCGCTGCTGTCTCTTGAAGGCTGCATCGTCACGGCCGATGCGCTGCATTGCCATCGCGCGATGGCAAAGACGGTGCTCGATCGCGGCGGCGACTATGTGCTGGCAATCAAGGCCAACCGTGGACCGCTGTTCAAGGCCGTGGTCGGGCAGTTTGCTCGGTCCGGCGAGCGTAGGGCCACCAAAACGGTCGAACCCTCCACCCACGACCGGCGCGAAGCGCGCCGGGCAACCATCATGCGCAATACCAGTCTGGCTGCCGTCCACAGCTTCCCTGGCGTCGTTGCGATCGGCCGCGTCACCTCGCGCAGGCAATTGCAGGGCAATCGCGCCGAGCCGCCGGTCGTGCGCTATTACCTGCTCTCCAAGCCCATGTCCGCCAGGCGGCTGCTGTCGGTCACGCGCAGTCATTGGACGATCGAGAACCAGTTGCATTGGGTGCTCGACGTCCACTTCGACGAAGACGGCAACCGGGCGAGAATGGATCATGCTCCCGAGAACCTCGCCATCCTGCGCAGACTCGCGCTCAACATCCTTCGATCTTGTCCTGGTCCCACCTCCATACGCCGGAAAATCAAGCGCGCCGGCTGGGACGACACCTTCCTCCTCGCCCTGTTCGGCCATATGCGATAG
- a CDS encoding ComC/BlpC family peptide pheromone/bacteriocin, with translation MQNSDHAKPGMIELTDAELDTIVGGNWLGDAFRAIGNAIVHAVEWVGGIIAGGLRGGPGCFPGPFGSGGGPGLPPL, from the coding sequence ATGCAGAACAGTGATCATGCGAAGCCGGGAATGATCGAGCTGACGGATGCCGAGCTCGATACGATCGTCGGTGGCAATTGGCTGGGCGACGCCTTCCGCGCCATCGGCAACGCCATCGTCCATGCTGTCGAGTGGGTCGGCGGCATCATCGCCGGCGGCTTGCGGGGTGGCCCAGGCTGTTTCCCCGGCCCGTTCGGCTCGGGGGGCGGACCGGGTCTGCCGCCGCTCTGA
- a CDS encoding PilZ domain-containing protein, with protein MMSEGEQRNDRRVAFERPIDARVMAIDGTWQRACKIHDVSELGAKLVIDGAVTDIGQKEFFLVLSPTGLAYRHCELAWINGEFIGVQFINRGRAAKRARRGETLVK; from the coding sequence TTGATGAGTGAGGGAGAACAACGCAACGACAGGCGTGTCGCGTTCGAGCGGCCCATCGACGCGCGCGTCATGGCGATCGACGGCACCTGGCAACGCGCCTGCAAGATCCACGACGTCTCCGAGCTGGGGGCGAAGCTGGTGATCGACGGCGCGGTGACGGATATCGGCCAGAAGGAATTTTTCCTGGTGCTGTCCCCCACCGGCCTCGCCTACCGGCATTGCGAGCTCGCCTGGATCAATGGCGAGTTCATCGGCGTTCAGTTCATCAATCGCGGCAGAGCCGCAAAGCGAGCGCGCCGCGGCGAAACGCTGGTGAAGTGA
- a CDS encoding GYD domain-containing protein produces MHFCFTGQYTPRALNAILENPTTNRQEAAAKVIEAAGGKLVSMYSVAADGPGVLVIFDVPDPSVAPAISGLTVATGALQNVKLTRLFTQDEIKQVRQNAVKLRGAYKPPGG; encoded by the coding sequence ATGCATTTCTGTTTCACAGGGCAATACACGCCGCGTGCTCTCAATGCGATCCTGGAAAACCCCACGACCAATCGCCAGGAAGCGGCAGCAAAGGTGATCGAAGCCGCCGGTGGAAAGCTGGTGTCGATGTACAGCGTTGCTGCCGACGGGCCCGGCGTTCTCGTGATCTTCGACGTGCCCGATCCGAGCGTAGCACCGGCGATTTCGGGGCTGACCGTCGCCACAGGTGCGCTGCAGAACGTGAAGCTGACGCGCCTGTTCACTCAGGACGAGATCAAGCAGGTGCGGCAGAATGCCGTCAAGCTGCGCGGGGCTTACAAGCCGCCGGGCGGCTGA
- a CDS encoding tannase/feruloyl esterase family alpha/beta hydrolase: MAAEGVAIPGILTTGARSPVGPPVWESIDVDQLEDRVNASGLERLTNTAYWTNLSSYFGHGGKLLFYHGVSDPWFSANDTVNYYERMAADSGGMEMVREKSSRAFLVPGMGHCSSGATLDHFDLLSAVVSWVEDGKAPDAVVATGPAFPGRSRPLCAYPQHAQYKGQGDPESAASFECK; the protein is encoded by the coding sequence GTGGCAGCCGAAGGCGTTGCCATTCCCGGCATCCTCACGACAGGCGCGCGCAGTCCGGTCGGACCGCCTGTTTGGGAAAGCATCGACGTCGATCAACTCGAAGACCGGGTCAACGCGAGCGGGTTGGAACGGCTCACCAACACCGCCTACTGGACCAACCTGTCGAGCTATTTCGGCCATGGCGGCAAGCTGCTGTTTTACCACGGTGTGAGCGATCCCTGGTTCTCGGCAAACGACACCGTGAATTATTACGAGCGCATGGCGGCGGATTCCGGTGGCATGGAGATGGTGCGGGAGAAATCGAGCCGGGCCTTCCTGGTGCCCGGCATGGGTCACTGCTCGAGCGGCGCAACGCTCGATCATTTCGACCTCCTCAGCGCGGTCGTGAGCTGGGTGGAAGACGGCAAGGCACCCGATGCGGTGGTCGCGACGGGACCAGCCTTCCCCGGCCGCAGTCGGCCGCTTTGCGCCTATCCGCAACATGCGCAGTACAAGGGCCAAGGCGATCCGGAGAGCGCCGCGAGTTTTGAGTGCAAGTAG
- a CDS encoding arsinothricin resistance N-acetyltransferase ArsN1 family B produces MKPPKINLRPAERCDSAQIAAIYAPIVRDTFISFEIEPPSAEIMAGRIESIQQQYPWLVATAEDEVLGYAYASEHRQRAAYRWSVDVSAYVAETARGRGVGRRLYGGLIAMLRAQGFRGAFAGIALPNDASIGLHEAVGFRAIGIYKDVGFKLGAWRDVGWWRLGLSNDDAVPPEPTSFRQLREAPDFGAFLA; encoded by the coding sequence ATGAAACCTCCCAAGATCAATCTACGCCCGGCCGAACGATGTGACTCGGCGCAGATCGCCGCAATCTATGCGCCGATCGTGCGCGACACGTTCATATCGTTCGAGATCGAGCCGCCGTCGGCCGAGATCATGGCCGGGCGCATCGAATCTATTCAACAGCAATATCCATGGCTCGTCGCCACGGCGGAAGACGAGGTGTTGGGCTACGCCTATGCCAGCGAACATCGGCAGCGGGCGGCCTATCGATGGTCCGTCGATGTCAGCGCATACGTCGCCGAGACGGCGCGCGGAAGGGGCGTGGGTCGGCGGCTCTATGGCGGCTTGATCGCAATGCTGCGCGCCCAAGGATTCCGCGGGGCGTTTGCGGGCATCGCCCTGCCTAATGACGCAAGCATAGGTTTACATGAGGCTGTCGGCTTCAGAGCGATCGGCATCTACAAGGACGTCGGCTTTAAGCTTGGCGCGTGGCGCGATGTCGGTTGGTGGCGCCTTGGGTTGTCTAACGACGACGCGGTGCCTCCTGAACCAACAAGCTTCCGGCAGTTGCGCGAAGCACCTGACTTCGGTGCGTTTCTCGCGTAA